One window of uncultured Fretibacterium sp. genomic DNA carries:
- a CDS encoding TRAP transporter substrate-binding protein produces the protein MKRQSGFYRYFPGTVFHLFILLSCVVSFFPFVAWGAPTYTFKLGNSVAEDHPYTLGCLRFKELVEERTKGDIVINVFPNGQLGTGERDLIEGLQLGTVEMYLGSTGPMAGFEKKFLLFDFPFLFKNKKHVYAVLDGEIGTYILGLLDKLGIKGLGWAENGFRNFTNSKRPIQTSKDVAGLKLRTMENKAHMAMWRALKADPTPMAFSELFTALQQGTIDGEENPIPIIYTSKFYEVQKHLALTRHVFSPSFLAMAKPVFDSLPPDYQEIVLTSAKEAVLYEREQITKMEEEQISLLKERGMEITEPNLQEFREKTESVYADFRGELGDDAKLLEKIIEIGKQY, from the coding sequence ATGAAACGTCAATCTGGGTTTTATCGGTACTTCCCTGGAACAGTGTTTCATCTTTTTATCTTGTTGTCGTGTGTCGTCTCCTTTTTCCCCTTCGTTGCCTGGGGGGCTCCGACATACACCTTCAAATTGGGCAATTCTGTGGCCGAGGACCATCCTTATACTTTAGGGTGTCTTAGATTTAAAGAGCTTGTAGAGGAAAGAACAAAAGGGGATATTGTCATCAACGTCTTCCCCAACGGACAGTTGGGAACGGGCGAACGTGATCTCATTGAGGGGTTGCAGTTGGGAACCGTAGAGATGTATTTGGGCTCAACGGGGCCTATGGCTGGTTTTGAAAAAAAGTTTCTTCTATTTGATTTCCCCTTCCTCTTCAAAAATAAAAAACATGTCTATGCGGTGCTTGATGGCGAAATTGGAACTTATATTCTGGGGTTGCTGGATAAACTGGGCATAAAAGGATTGGGGTGGGCAGAAAATGGTTTTCGTAACTTTACGAATTCAAAGCGTCCAATCCAAACCTCCAAGGATGTTGCAGGCTTGAAATTGCGTACCATGGAAAACAAAGCGCATATGGCCATGTGGCGTGCGCTTAAGGCTGACCCTACCCCCATGGCCTTCAGCGAACTTTTTACTGCTTTGCAACAAGGCACCATTGATGGGGAGGAAAATCCTATCCCAATCATTTATACTTCAAAATTTTATGAGGTCCAGAAGCATTTGGCACTGACTCGACACGTGTTTTCTCCCTCATTCCTCGCGATGGCCAAACCCGTTTTTGATTCATTACCTCCGGATTATCAAGAAATTGTCCTTACCTCGGCTAAAGAGGCTGTCCTCTACGAGCGAGAGCAAATCACAAAAATGGAGGAAGAGCAAATTTCCCTTCTAAAAGAGCGGGGGATGGAGATAACGGAACCTAATCTCCAGGAATTTCGGGAAAAAACGGAATCGGTATACGCTGACTTTCGAGGAGAACTGGGGGATGATGCGAAACTTCTGGAAAAGATTATCGAGATCGGCAAACAATATTAG
- a CDS encoding TRAP transporter small permease: MYKRTMDIAERLTGYVLYILVGFMVVVVFLQVIFRFILHASLPWSEEASRYIMIWIALLGASVGLRHKAHIGVEALFNYLGTAKRRLFSLLIGFVQVYFFGAMIYYACNILKVVIKQKSPAMEISMGLPYSSLIVGGGLMLLYSVEFLGNTIKDCRSLREEGKS; encoded by the coding sequence ATGTACAAGAGGACCATGGATATTGCTGAGAGACTTACGGGATACGTTCTTTATATCCTTGTTGGATTCATGGTAGTTGTGGTTTTTCTTCAAGTCATATTCCGCTTTATCCTGCACGCGTCGTTGCCTTGGTCGGAAGAGGCTTCACGCTACATAATGATTTGGATCGCCCTATTGGGGGCCAGCGTTGGTTTGCGCCATAAAGCTCATATTGGAGTAGAAGCGCTTTTTAACTATTTAGGGACGGCTAAGCGCCGTTTATTCTCCTTGTTGATTGGTTTTGTGCAAGTTTATTTTTTTGGCGCGATGATTTATTATGCATGTAATATACTAAAAGTTGTCATAAAACAAAAATCCCCTGCAATGGAGATCTCCATGGGACTTCCGTATAGTTCCCTAATTGTCGGAGGGGGCTTAATGTTGCTTTACTCCGTGGAATTTTTGGGAAATACGATAAAAGATTGTCGTTCGCTGCGAGAGGAGGGTAAAAGTTGA
- a CDS encoding TRAP transporter large permease has translation MVFFFIMNVPIAIAIGASTLTALLCASPFPPLVIFQKMFTAMDSFPLMAIPFFILAGALMETGGISRRLIHLANTFVGHFAGGLAFVAIIASMFFGAISGAAAACVAAIGSVLIPEMVTRGYGKPYTAAVQATAGTLGVMIPPSIPMIIYGVMTGVSVGALFMGGVLPGVLVGLSLMFVAWLIARRRGYRGERHYSWPERGAAFLDAFWALLMPAIILGGIYGGVFTPTEAAVVAVVYGLFVGLFIYRELRVAQLKSIFVNTAVGTAIILFIIGTSSAFSWVITSRRVPQMVAEGMLTLSSSPVVILLLINLLLLFIGTFMETVASIIILVPVLMPVLQTIGVDPLHFGIVIVVNLAIGMVTPPLGVCLFVSCGIAKISLEDISRAALPFILVMILDILLLSYLPFLSTALPRLMGLY, from the coding sequence TTGGTATTCTTCTTCATTATGAATGTTCCTATTGCAATAGCGATAGGAGCATCGACATTGACGGCGCTCCTTTGCGCAAGCCCCTTTCCCCCTCTCGTCATTTTTCAAAAGATGTTTACCGCCATGGATTCGTTTCCTCTGATGGCCATTCCATTCTTTATCCTGGCCGGAGCACTGATGGAGACCGGAGGGATATCGCGCCGGCTCATTCATCTGGCGAACACCTTCGTGGGCCATTTCGCGGGTGGCCTTGCCTTCGTCGCCATCATCGCCAGCATGTTTTTCGGGGCCATTTCAGGGGCGGCTGCGGCCTGTGTCGCCGCGATTGGAAGTGTTCTCATCCCTGAGATGGTTACACGCGGATATGGAAAGCCCTACACCGCCGCCGTCCAGGCCACGGCCGGAACCCTTGGGGTCATGATCCCGCCAAGCATCCCTATGATCATCTACGGTGTCATGACCGGTGTGTCCGTTGGGGCTCTCTTCATGGGTGGAGTCCTGCCGGGGGTGCTGGTTGGACTCTCCCTGATGTTTGTTGCGTGGCTGATTGCCCGCCGGCGCGGTTACCGAGGCGAACGGCACTACTCGTGGCCGGAACGAGGAGCGGCCTTTCTGGATGCCTTCTGGGCCCTGCTGATGCCGGCCATCATCCTTGGGGGTATCTACGGCGGCGTGTTTACCCCTACGGAGGCCGCTGTCGTTGCGGTGGTCTACGGTCTTTTTGTGGGGCTCTTCATCTATCGTGAGCTCCGTGTCGCGCAGCTCAAATCCATCTTCGTGAACACGGCGGTTGGTACCGCGATCATCCTTTTCATCATTGGAACCTCTTCGGCCTTCAGCTGGGTGATTACCTCCAGACGTGTGCCCCAGATGGTGGCGGAGGGAATGCTGACTCTCTCCTCAAGCCCTGTCGTTATCCTCCTTTTAATCAACCTCCTGCTGCTCTTCATCGGGACGTTCATGGAGACGGTCGCCTCCATTATCATTCTCGTTCCCGTGTTGATGCCTGTTCTGCAGACTATCGGGGTGGACCCGCTGCATTTCGGAATCGTTATCGTGGTCAACCTCGCCATTGGTATGGTTACCCCACCGTTAGGCGTTTGTCTTTTTGTCAGCTGCGGCATCGCGAAAATTTCTCTTGAGGACATTTCTCGTGCGGCATTGCCCTTCATCCTGGTGATGATCCTCGATATTCTCCTGCTCAGCTATCTGCCATTTTTGAGCACAGCCCTGCCGCGTCTGATGGGGCTCTACTGA
- the rpsB gene encoding 30S ribosomal protein S2, with amino-acid sequence MAVVSMKQLLECGVHFGHQTRRWNPKMKPYIFTERNGVYIIDLQKTVRGLDRAYDFIRTTASEGGTVLFVGTKRQAQDTIRDEATRCGQHFINQRWLGGLMTNFPTIRKRVQRMLELRKYDEDNTWEKFSKKELAALRKEQLKLEKYLGGIAKMTVVPDAIFLIDPRREENAIAEARKLGVPVVSIVDTNCDPEVIDYPIPGNDDAIRAIKLITGLMANAVIEGRQGEDEVAPAEADKAEEEAKPVDVSENDLIAVRERLHNTYGSDDGEGKGDR; translated from the coding sequence GTGGCAGTTGTGAGCATGAAGCAGTTGCTGGAGTGCGGCGTGCACTTCGGGCACCAGACGAGGCGCTGGAACCCCAAGATGAAGCCCTACATCTTCACGGAGCGCAACGGGGTCTACATCATCGACCTGCAGAAGACCGTGAGGGGCCTGGACAGGGCGTATGATTTCATCCGAACGACGGCCTCGGAGGGGGGCACGGTGCTCTTCGTCGGGACCAAGCGCCAGGCGCAGGACACGATTCGCGACGAGGCGACGCGCTGCGGCCAGCATTTCATCAACCAGCGCTGGCTGGGTGGACTGATGACGAATTTCCCCACGATCCGTAAGCGCGTCCAGCGGATGCTGGAGCTCCGCAAGTACGACGAGGACAATACCTGGGAGAAATTCTCCAAGAAGGAGCTCGCCGCGCTGCGCAAGGAGCAGCTGAAGCTCGAGAAGTACCTGGGCGGCATCGCCAAGATGACGGTCGTCCCGGACGCGATTTTCCTGATCGATCCGCGCCGCGAGGAGAACGCCATAGCCGAGGCCCGCAAGCTGGGCGTGCCGGTAGTCTCAATTGTCGATACGAACTGCGATCCCGAGGTGATCGACTACCCCATCCCGGGCAATGACGACGCCATCCGCGCCATCAAGCTGATCACGGGTCTTATGGCGAACGCGGTGATCGAGGGCCGGCAGGGCGAGGACGAGGTCGCCCCCGCGGAGGCCGATAAGGCCGAGGAGGAGGCCAAGCCCGTGGACGTCAGCGAGAACGATCTGATCGCGGTTCGCGAGCGTCTGCACAATACCTACGGCAGCGACGACGGTGAAGGCAAGGGGGATCGTTAA
- the tsf gene encoding translation elongation factor Ts, with the protein MAEISAGAVKELRERTGSGMMDCKKALAETNGDVEKAIDYLREKGLAKAAKKASRTASDGRIFHYVHNNFKVGALVELNSETDFVAKTDEFNELGHEIAMHITAANPLYLRPEDVPVEDLEREKEIYRQQLRDEGKPEDRIEKIVEGKVRKFYETTCLMEQAYIRDPDKKIADLVVEMIAKLGENIVVKRFARFMIGE; encoded by the coding sequence ATGGCCGAGATTTCCGCAGGCGCGGTTAAGGAGCTCCGGGAGCGCACGGGCTCCGGGATGATGGACTGCAAGAAGGCATTGGCCGAGACGAACGGCGACGTGGAGAAGGCCATCGACTACCTTCGCGAGAAGGGACTCGCCAAGGCGGCCAAGAAGGCCAGCCGGACGGCGAGCGACGGCCGCATCTTCCACTACGTCCACAACAACTTCAAGGTGGGCGCGCTGGTGGAGCTGAACAGCGAGACGGACTTCGTCGCCAAGACGGACGAGTTCAACGAGCTGGGGCACGAGATCGCCATGCACATCACGGCGGCGAATCCCCTCTACCTTCGTCCTGAGGACGTCCCGGTGGAGGACCTGGAGCGCGAGAAGGAGATTTACCGTCAGCAGCTCCGGGACGAGGGCAAGCCCGAAGACCGCATCGAGAAGATCGTGGAGGGCAAGGTCCGCAAGTTCTACGAGACGACCTGCCTGATGGAGCAGGCCTACATCAGGGACCCCGACAAGAAGATCGCCGACCTGGTGGTGGAGATGATCGCCAAGCTGGGCGAGAACATCGTCGTTAAGCGCTTTGCCCGCTTCATGATCGGGGAATGA
- the pyrH gene encoding UMP kinase, whose protein sequence is MPRYKRVLLKLSGEVLAGDGHFGLDFDTMRRIGAELAAVHRAGVELCMVVGGGNMLRGRDVEKLGIERAQADYMGMLGTVVNALGLQDVLEKLGVPTRVQTAIEMRAVAEPYIRRRALRHMEKGRVVIFAAGTGSPFFSTDTTAALRAAEMNADCMVKGTKVDGIYDRDPSAFKDAKFLSRVTYSEALRDGIEVMDASAFSLCRENRIPILVLNVQNQGALVSALVKGERIGTIVEEGE, encoded by the coding sequence ATGCCGAGGTACAAGCGGGTCCTATTGAAGCTCTCCGGGGAGGTGCTGGCCGGGGACGGGCACTTTGGCCTCGATTTCGACACGATGCGTCGGATCGGGGCGGAGCTCGCTGCGGTTCACCGTGCGGGCGTCGAGCTGTGCATGGTGGTGGGCGGCGGCAACATGCTGCGGGGCCGGGACGTTGAGAAGCTGGGCATCGAGCGGGCCCAGGCCGATTACATGGGCATGCTGGGGACGGTGGTCAACGCCCTGGGGCTCCAGGACGTCCTGGAGAAGCTGGGCGTCCCGACTCGCGTCCAGACCGCGATCGAGATGCGGGCGGTCGCAGAGCCCTACATCCGCCGCCGCGCCCTGCGGCACATGGAGAAGGGGCGCGTGGTGATCTTCGCCGCGGGGACGGGCTCCCCGTTCTTCTCGACGGACACCACCGCAGCCCTGCGGGCGGCGGAGATGAACGCGGACTGCATGGTCAAGGGGACGAAGGTGGACGGGATTTACGACAGGGACCCGAGCGCCTTCAAGGACGCGAAGTTCCTCTCCCGTGTCACCTACAGCGAGGCGCTGCGCGACGGCATCGAGGTCATGGACGCCTCCGCGTTCTCCCTTTGCCGCGAGAACCGGATCCCGATCCTCGTCCTGAACGTTCAGAATCAGGGCGCCCTGGTTTCGGCGCTTGTAAAAGGCGAGCGAATTGGTACAATCGTGGAAGAAGGGGAGTAG